The stretch of DNA CGAGGTCGTGTCGAAAGTCTGTCTTGACCAGTTGACGCAGCCTTGCATTTTCTATAATCTCAACGGTTTCTACGATGATATGAAGACGTTGCTGCAACGCATGATCGATGACGGTTTTTCCACACGGGAACGCCAGCATGGTATCTATTTCGCTTCGAATCTTGCCGAGATAGAGCATATTATCGCCATGCACAAGGCATAGGCGGCTCAGTCAGGTCGTTTTTATTCGACAGGTCTTTTTCAAAGAAAACGGGAATGCCCAAACGACCCTCATAGTCGGCCGGAATATCCTCCAACCGGCCCACGCACAACGCATCCACCAGATCAAACCGCCGCAGACCCGCCACCGTGCCAGTCGGTTCCAGCCCGGGTTTCAAGACCGGTAGATTCGTATACCAGAGACAGTTGCCCAACCTGTCCCCACGTCCGTCATGCGTAAACAGCATCTCCCC from Bifidobacterium catenulatum PV20-2 encodes:
- a CDS encoding adenine-specific methyltransferase EcoRI family protein; protein product: MHAAKTDAVLSLFVSGRIRFGYATGEMLFTHDGRGDRLGNCLWYTNLPVLKPGLEPTGTVAGLRRFDLVDALCVGRLEDIPADYEGRLGIPVFFEKDLSNKNDLTEPPMPCAWR